The DNA sequence ACGACGTCCAGCTGCGCACGGTCGCCGTCGGCGGCGACGCCGGTCTGCTCCGGCTCGGGGACGAGGCGCTTGTCCTCTCCTGCGGCTGCTTCCCCCGACAGATCGCGCTACGCCCCTACGAGGGGACGGCAAACTCGGTCTACGAGAACGCGGCGAACCTCGCCTGCCTCGGGGCCGACCCGCTCTGCATCGTCAACTGCCTCAACTTCGCAAGCCCCGTCCACCCGGAGGTCTACTGGCAGCTCTCCCGTGCTGTCGCCGGCATGGGCGACATGGCCCGGGCCCTCGCGACGCCGGTCGTCGGCGGGAACGTCTCCCTGTACAACGAGAGCGACGAGTTCGACACCCAGATCAAGCCGACCCCCTCCATCGGGATGGCCGGCAAGGGGCCGCTTGTCAGACCCGCCGCCCCCGTCGTGGGGGACACCCTCGTCCTCATCGGCGAGGCCGAACCGGCCCTCGGCGGGAGCATCCTCGACGTCGTCACCGGCTGCGGCGGCAGTGCGCCCGCGATCGCGGACATCACGCTTCTCCCGCTCGTCCGTGACCTCGCCCGCTCGGGCGTCGCCGTCACCGACATCTCGGCGGGCGGTCTCCTCGCAACGCTTGCGGGCCTTGACGACGGCTGCATGGCAACGCTCGCGGGCGACCCGTGGGAGGTGCTCTTCTCCGAGGCGCCCGGCCGGTTCCTTGCGGCCGTCGCCGACCCCGATGACCTCGGGGATCTGCCGTACACCGTCATCGGCACCGTCGGCGGCGGGGATATGGCGATGGTCATCGGGGAGACGAGGCTGTGCATTTCCGCAGGCGAACGGGACGAAGCGCTTGATTCAATACGTAGCAGGATGATGTTTGAATAGAATGGGCGGATTTTCCCCGTTCCTGATGGTGGTGTGACATGATTCGGATACTCCTGGCAGACGACGAGCCCTCCCTCCTCGAGGTGGGCAAGATCCTTCTCGAACATTCCGGGGACATCGAGGTGGTGACGGCCAAGAACGGCGACGAGGCGATGGACCTCCTCAGAAGCGAACACCTCGATGCGGTCATCTCCGACTACCAGATGCCGGGGATGGACGGCATCACGTTTCTCAAAAAGGTGCGTATCCGCTACCCGGACATGCCGTTTCTGATGTACACCGTCCTCGGCCAGGAGGACGTCGTGATAAGCGCCCTGAAAAACGGCGCCGACTATTACCTCCCCAAGGGCGACGACCCCGGCGCCGAGTTCAACGAACTCGCAACACAGGTCCGCCGGATGGTCAAGAACAACGCCCTCGAGCGTGCACTGCACGAGAGCGAGGAGCGCTACCGCTTCATCATCGAGAACTTCAACGGCATCGCCTTCGAGCGCAAGCCCGACCTCGCGGTGATCTTCGCCCACGGGGCACTCGAGCGGATCACGGGCTACCCGGCCGAGGAGATCAATGGCAAGGAGATCTCCTGGGACATCCTCGTCCACCAGGAGGACCTCCCCCTCATCTACGATGCGATGAAGGAGGCGGAGCGCGACCCGACCCTCGCGACCGACATCGAGTACCGCATCGTCACCAAGGACGGCGAGGTGCGGTATGTGCAGGAGTTCGCCCACTACCTCCGCAAGAAGTCCGGCAAAATATACGCGGTGCAGGGCACCCTCTACGACATCACCGAGCGGCGCCAGATGACCGACCAGCTCATCGCCCAGCGCGACCTCGGCCTCGGGCTCGCCGCCGCACGGTCGCTCGGGGAGGCCCTCGACCTCTGCCTTACGACCGCCTGCAAGGTATCGGAGATGTCCTTCGGGGCCCTCTACCTCGAAAACCCGCGGACCGAGGAGTTCGAGATCGTCCGGCACACCGGCTTTTCCGACGCCTTCATCGCCTCCATCCGCTCGCTCGACAAGAGCACCCCCATCTGCCGGACCGTTGCAAAGGGCGAGTGCATCTACTCGTTCTTCGACGAGATGAAGGACTTTCTGGGCTGCGAGGTCTCCCACGCCCGCGTGCAGGTGGTCCTCGTCATCCCCATCGTCTACAACTCGTCCTCCATCGGGTTCCTTCTGCTCGGCTCCAACTACCCCGAGGAGATCTCCGACTCGTCGCTTATGTCCCTCGAGGTGATCGCATTTCAGGCGGGCAACGCGATCGCCCGCATCTGGGTGGAGGAGATGCTCGCGGAGGGCGAGCGCAGCTCCGGCTGGGGCGACGAGATCCGCTCGAAGACGCAGGTCGACTGATCGGGCGTCTCCCCCTTCCCGTTTTTACCGGTTCCGGTTCAAAAAGGGACGGTCTCATAGTGCCGGGCGATACCCCCGCCGGGCACTGCAATCGTTCTCTTCCGGTGGGGACGAAACCTCCGGGTGCGTCCTGCAACAGCACTTTTTATGGTCCCGACCCCCATAGGGAGGAGTATGCAAGGACGCGTCCCCCAATCCGAACTCCTCTCCCGGATGACCCGGTTCCGGACTGCGATGGACCGGGCAGACCCGGCATGGAAGCTCGCCGCCGTGGTGAGCAAGGTGAACCTCTACTACTTCACCGGGACGATGCAGGACGGGCTCCTCCTCATCCCCCGCGACGGCGGTGCCGTCTTCTGGGTCCGAAAGAGTCTCGAGCGGGCACGAGCGGAGTCCCGGTTCGGCGACATCCGTCCGATGGGGAGCTTTCGCGATGCGGCGGCAGCAACATCCGTCCCCGCGACCGTCCACATGGAAACGGAGGTGGTCACCCTCGCCTTCCTGGACCGGTTCAAAAAGCACTTCCCCTGCACGAGCGTCCGCCCCGCCGACGGGGCGATCGCCGCCATCCGGGCGGTCAAGAGCGCCTACGAGCTCTCCCTCATGGAAGAGGCGGGCAGGATTCACCGGCACGTCCTCGAACGGCGGGTGCCGGAACTCCTCGTGGGGGGTATCAGCGAGGCGGCGTTTACGAGCTCCCTCTACCCCCTCCTCGTCGAGGAGGGCCACCACGGGACCGTCCGGTTCGGGATGTTCGACACCGAGATGCTCCTCGGGCAGGTGGGGTTCGGGGAGAGCTCCCTCTACCCGACCTGCTTCGACGGCCCCGGCGGGAGCTACGGGATGTGCGCCGCCGTCCCCCTCCTCGGGAGCCGCGAGCGGACACTTCAGAAAGGCGATCTCGTCTTCGTCGACGTCGGCTGCGGGGTCGACGGCTACCACACGGACAAGACGATGACCTACGTCTACTGCGGCGAGCTTCCCGAGGAGGCGGTGGCGGCCCACGCCGCCTGCGTGGAGATACAGGACCAGATAGCGGCGATGCTTCGCCCCGGCATCAGCCCCGCGGAGATCTATGCAACCGTCATGGACGGCCTCGATACGGCGTTTCTCGAAAACTTCATGGGCTACGGGGGGCGGAGGGTGAAGTTCCTCGGCCACAGCATCGGGCTCCAGATCGACGAGCTCCCGGTGATCGCCCGCGGGTTTGCGGAGCCCCTGCAGGAGAACATGACCTTCGCCCTCGAGCCCAAGAAGGGCATCCCCGGCGTCGGGATGGTGGGCATCGAAAACACCTTCGTCGTCACCCCCCACGGCGGACGCTGCCTCACCGGCACCCATCCGGGCCTCATGCCGGTGTGCCGCGATTAGGGGGAAGGCATCCGGAGGGGCCGTTTCCCGCTCTTCCTGCTCTTTTCGCTCTTTCCCCTGCACTCTTCATTCCGGTTTCTTTGATCCCACCGCCCCGATTCTTCCTTTCTCGTATCGCATGGCCTGCGAAGACCGTCCGGCACCTCCGGTCTGCCGGTGAATAATCTACAAAAAAGAAATGTGGTAAAATTCAGTCGGCAAGGTCGCGGAACTGCGGCATGAGCCCGCGGACCTCTTTTCCGACCTTCTCGATCTGGTGCTCCTCGCCCTGCCGCTTCAGGGAGGTGAAGACCGGGCGGCCCACCTGGTTCTCGAGCATCCACTCGCGGGTGAACTCCCCGTCCTGGATCTGCCGGAGCACTTCCTTCATCGCCACCTTCACCTCGGGGCCGATGACCTTCGGCCCGCGGGTGAGGTCGCCGAACTCCGCGGTATTGGAGATGGAGTCCCGCATCTTCGTAAACCCGCCCTCGTAGATGAGGTCGATGATGAGCTTGCACTCGTGCAGCACCTCGAGGTAGGCCATCTCAGGAGCGTACCCTGCCTCGACGAGCGTCTCGAACCCGGATTTGATGAGCGACGTCATGCCGCCGCAGAGGACCGCCTGCTCCCCGAAGAGGTCGGTCTCGGTCTCCTCCTTAAAGTCGGTCTCGAGGACGACCGCACGGGTGGCGCCGATGCCCATTGCATACGCAAGGGCGCGCGATCGTGCCTTGCCCGTGTGGTCCTGGTGGACGGCGATGAGGGCCGGGACGCCGCCGCCGTCCTCGAAGACCCTCCGCACCATGTGGCCCGGCCCCTTGGGGGCGACCATGATCACGTCCACCGTGGGGGGGGGCACGATCTGTCCGAAGTGGATATTGAACCCGTGGGAGAACATCAGGCAGTCGTTCTCCTTCAGGTTGGGCAGGATCGATGCCCGGTACACCGCCGCCTGTGTCTCGTCGGGGAGGAGGATCATTACTACATCCGCCATTTTAGCTGCGGTCTCGACATCGTAGACCTCGAAGCCGTCAGCGGAGGCCTTCTCCCAGGATTTCCCCGGCCGAAGACCAATGACCACGTCAAGACCCGAGTCGCGCAGGTTGAGGGCCTGGCCCCGGCCCTGTGATCCGTAGCCGATGACAGCGATCTTGCAATCGGCAAGATCTCCAAGGTCTGCATCCGATTCGTAGTATTTCTGAATCATTTTTCACTTCCTTTAGCCAACAGGCGTCCTTCATAAATATTATAGCATAGGATAAAAAACCTAACACTACTCAAAGGAAACGGCATGATACTGGTTGAAATTTTTCCCGAAACGAACCGTTTCCCCGAAAACTGAGGTTAACAATGGAACTCCCAGATACACAGTCTAACCTGCCGGAAGTGAGGATCAACCTCACCCGCGTCGGCGTAAAGAATGTTCAGAAACTGGTGGAGGTTGCACGCCCGGGCAAACGTCCGGTCATCTTTATCTCCAAATTCAATGTCTATGTGGATCTTCCGAGCAGCCTGAAAGGGGCGAATCTCTCGAGGAACTTCGAGGTCATCGACGAAGTCCTGCAGGAGACGACCGAAGGCATGGTCAACGGCATCGAGGAGGTCTGTAATGCGGTTGCCCGAAAGCTCCTCGACCACCACGAGTACGCCGACCGCACCGAAGTCAATATGAAGAGCCTGTACATGGTGAAGCGGGAGACCCCGGTCTCGAAGACAGAGTGCGACGAGGTCGTCGAGGTGCACGCAAGCGCGATCGCCGACCGCAACAACGGCAAACCCATCGTACGGCGGATGATCGGCGCCGAGGTGACCGGGATTACGGCCTGCCCCTGTGCACAGAACATCATGAAGGAGCTCGCCTCGAACAAGCTCCGCGACCTCGACGTCGATGAGGAGAAGATCACTGCATTTCTCGATGCCATCCCCATGGCCTCCCACAACCAGCGGGGCAAGGGCTACCTGATGATCGAGACCGATGACGACCAGAGGGTCGAACTCGACGACATAATAAACGTCCTCAAGGACTCGATGAGCGCACGGATCTTCGAGCTTTTGAAGCGGGGCGACGAGTCCCATGTGGTCTTCTCGGCCCACAAGAACGCCCGGTTCGTCGAGGACTGCGTTCGTGAAATGGCGAAGCAGGTGGTCCAGAAATTCTCATATCTTCCCGGAGATTCGATAATTACCA is a window from the Methanovulcanius yangii genome containing:
- a CDS encoding response regulator gives rise to the protein MIRILLADDEPSLLEVGKILLEHSGDIEVVTAKNGDEAMDLLRSEHLDAVISDYQMPGMDGITFLKKVRIRYPDMPFLMYTVLGQEDVVISALKNGADYYLPKGDDPGAEFNELATQVRRMVKNNALERALHESEERYRFIIENFNGIAFERKPDLAVIFAHGALERITGYPAEEINGKEISWDILVHQEDLPLIYDAMKEAERDPTLATDIEYRIVTKDGEVRYVQEFAHYLRKKSGKIYAVQGTLYDITERRQMTDQLIAQRDLGLGLAAARSLGEALDLCLTTACKVSEMSFGALYLENPRTEEFEIVRHTGFSDAFIASIRSLDKSTPICRTVAKGECIYSFFDEMKDFLGCEVSHARVQVVLVIPIVYNSSSIGFLLLGSNYPEEISDSSLMSLEVIAFQAGNAIARIWVEEMLAEGERSSGWGDEIRSKTQVD
- a CDS encoding M24 family metallopeptidase; this encodes MQGRVPQSELLSRMTRFRTAMDRADPAWKLAAVVSKVNLYYFTGTMQDGLLLIPRDGGAVFWVRKSLERARAESRFGDIRPMGSFRDAAAATSVPATVHMETEVVTLAFLDRFKKHFPCTSVRPADGAIAAIRAVKSAYELSLMEEAGRIHRHVLERRVPELLVGGISEAAFTSSLYPLLVEEGHHGTVRFGMFDTEMLLGQVGFGESSLYPTCFDGPGGSYGMCAAVPLLGSRERTLQKGDLVFVDVGCGVDGYHTDKTMTYVYCGELPEEAVAAHAACVEIQDQIAAMLRPGISPAEIYATVMDGLDTAFLENFMGYGGRRVKFLGHSIGLQIDELPVIARGFAEPLQENMTFALEPKKGIPGVGMVGIENTFVVTPHGGRCLTGTHPGLMPVCRD
- the ilvC gene encoding ketol-acid reductoisomerase; amino-acid sequence: MIQKYYESDADLGDLADCKIAVIGYGSQGRGQALNLRDSGLDVVIGLRPGKSWEKASADGFEVYDVETAAKMADVVMILLPDETQAAVYRASILPNLKENDCLMFSHGFNIHFGQIVPPPTVDVIMVAPKGPGHMVRRVFEDGGGVPALIAVHQDHTGKARSRALAYAMGIGATRAVVLETDFKEETETDLFGEQAVLCGGMTSLIKSGFETLVEAGYAPEMAYLEVLHECKLIIDLIYEGGFTKMRDSISNTAEFGDLTRGPKVIGPEVKVAMKEVLRQIQDGEFTREWMLENQVGRPVFTSLKRQGEEHQIEKVGKEVRGLMPQFRDLAD
- the mptA gene encoding GTP cyclohydrolase MptA; the protein is MELPDTQSNLPEVRINLTRVGVKNVQKLVEVARPGKRPVIFISKFNVYVDLPSSLKGANLSRNFEVIDEVLQETTEGMVNGIEEVCNAVARKLLDHHEYADRTEVNMKSLYMVKRETPVSKTECDEVVEVHASAIADRNNGKPIVRRMIGAEVTGITACPCAQNIMKELASNKLRDLDVDEEKITAFLDAIPMASHNQRGKGYLMIETDDDQRVELDDIINVLKDSMSARIFELLKRGDESHVVFSAHKNARFVEDCVREMAKQVVQKFSYLPGDSIITIQQTNEESIHQHNAYAERKATIAELKAEIGNGD